Proteins found in one Synechococcus sp. LA31 genomic segment:
- a CDS encoding peroxidase family protein gives MASSFHVNYADLQRILENIKIAERESAGENLLDIITEVATGSPAITGTTFVNAANLPLGLRHVDGSYNQLIPGSPDGVLTGAADQSFARLVDPSYISETGSPSLDLNPDPASLLEVTNSSYDPESPNPQNDPGIHPNSVVDASVRTISNLIVDQTISNPAAIASALRLAGHEDPDGQALILHEQARVLLDPLAAEADQADARTALTNALAETGVTITSDGSIVVEHRSADIGLSPGNSSWMTIFGQFFDHGLDLLAKGGQGTVYIPLQPDDPLYVEGSSSNFMALTRASGNPGTNLITPWIDQNQTYTSHPSHQVFLREYQRIDRVTGALLTDPAQPEWEAGLTVATGRLLNGADGGVATWADVKAQALTYLGIALDDRDVLKIPQVLTDPYGRFIAGQNGYAQLLAVDAQGQPITVEGTAEGVIPSALNVSRIAQAFLDDINRAAVPVIVDGQLLPDADMAVGLSDAVPDARGGFTTYDNELLDAHYVTGDGRGNENIALTAIHSVFHGEHNRVLEANKLTILRSGDLEGINEWLRIPLADAVELTSAQASDADLTAFAAGLQWDGERLFQAAKFSTEMQYQHIVFEEFARRIQPNIAPFVFTNSADLDARIVAEFAHAVYRFGHSQLGDGVARLEADLASSDLGLIQSFLNPLEFANSGLDAEAATGAIARGITRVVDQEIDEFIVEALRNNLLGAPLDLASLNLARGRELGIPSLNQTRAQLYAMTGAVQLKPYTGWTVDPNQADSHGFFQHLKNPMSVVNLIAAYGTHTTITEATSVEAKRRAAMSIVFNTSLDGQVPPPDALDFLRGTGAYADQETGINDVDLWIGGLAEQVNEFGGQLGETFNAVFQYQMEQLQNGDRFYYLSRTQGMNLLTQLEATTFSDLVMRNSDLGDPHATHLSAHIMGVPDLILELDLNTAQANYSGDQALDDLVGSQNTAEQRGSLDPTASTLFDFLLGGAATSKVVRQYGSVDLDGNGFVDGNVLRFTGGEHVVLGGTEGNDAIYGDKGIDTLWGDGGDDYLNAGMESDQVFGGDGDDIIIDPFGDDFLRGENGDDVIVNGAGLDVDFGGAGQDAMFAVVDSTEMFAGEDNDFMRGGSAPDLMMGGEGDDWMEGGEGFDYMAGENSELFFNSPIVGHDIMNGQGNDTDYDGENGDDIMVQGVGIQRNNGMNGFDWAIHKGDPVAADTDLTPQIPGLVEIPDAALAVILRDRFDSVEGLSGWKYDDYLRGSVRSIDQNPWFQNQLTQAGVDRIRGLRAVLGGEDLADPDAVAFGDPNIDGNSDGQIFLGGDGSDTIMGGVGDDLIDGDAWLNVRIEGTRKDGSYFTVDSLSDLFVDLVSGAIDPGEMHAVREILYDDRADGSNPDDVNLDVAVFQDLRDNYDIAFDADGAVIVSHLNVSAGLQSDGTDRLRNIEVARFADQDLRLVNDPALSSGLLATTELSTTGIFGFFGAANRVGLAAPALFDANNVTPGNPLGLVDPSSVSVSFFDAADSATALPLSAAGELVLAATPGRQLSMTASYIDAAGFTNTFEAPIFNAIVGTASANTLTGTADLDYIFGGAGADILLGNGGDDYLSGGVGSDLLNGGDGVDLANFAGVATSLFNAANPPAQAVVDARFDLNGVNLTVSTLTGGLDTLVSIERLRFSDGVFDLVAGATNAADDLIYSGEQRALLFGGGGDDHLRGGADDDVFTYTAAGTIVENASSGGGRDSVDGGANRELGDRLVIQGDNTTETFRVIAVAGDVNASHRADLAAAGFAAIADTTEIVILRGTGNLSAIAPLTTDNFAVIAEVIEIEELTINVSGAGRTGTQRVQVIGDFNPTSLRTNTITISSDGAGVDVDVTSLESDHRVVLDAGTILGQRPQDVVQTAANEIMKADPMTPDQNNELADGNVSASLTLRDAQDLLDLVRGIAPERLDPENADAVGVRDLAGAENNRANASFGAANEPFIRLTEARFGAVDPASGTAEINPIFAGLDPRLISNSVATQQPQTPPSRQANLFWMSFAQYFDHGLDFVVKGGNGTIPIGGVGSGGADNPADLTRATITGWDADGPQHLNQTSPFVDQNQAYGSTALVGQFLRESDGARGLGSHLMSGGDDPSAPGFKLLPTLRTLLDHHIAAQTIFTGTKLGDLTLTEYYPALINADTSDYDSAVIAELNRDFLGSGYSLLVDLNPFVSPLEHVVAGDGRPNENVALSSIHSIWARNHNYHVDQLTELYSAAGLDVTPEEVFQAAKTINETEYQRIIFTEFAEILLGSAGIRGSGEHGFDDYQPATDARISHEFAAMAYRVGHTMIADDFTILDADGQPVRVPLVDLFLNPTNEAGAFTFDPDGPGSAAPLTGDAALSVLASRGYTPVPGYEQLGVARILGGMALQPAEEVDPQVVDAVRNDLVRVRADLAAFNIARGWDLGLGTLNQVKSGLLASSNPYVQEAISFVGLESMTPYASWEDFQLRNGLADAELERLRSAYPDLEILATDVEAFRQFNPDVHLLIQDDGSALVSGIDRVDAWVGGLAEQKFEDSLLGSTFWTIIHEQLDRLQEGDRFYYLSRVDDLDFYEAWAKEQSFADIVERNTGLTGLPKDIFAVSDSEVLVGLPAADGAPADGGAPAPVDPDPADGLLTDAESDVVAKALHLGLSLHKLPDFTGDQSNELVLRPFGSQAERSAQFYLMLTAESLRDASIDTLDVTFDLGDDFLNVFELSGEQIFFSDDLAVQRRVQLDGSTLRFEGAGLGAMGAGQGISEKAPIAVISLTPRDDLDQQILAERLADRYGFTNSESWQQSLQFSVAANVHEIMFSDLMSLGDLGGEAALLTDELQLIARAAQVDLLTDDVFALGTERQVIKPGEGGFTNLIRSGDTLERTTQWRNEGEFTLQDLSLTDLSQAGVATSKSWIAGGSDALAVGATAEITTEINVYGDAGSVLDSAALGFQIDALGGYHWDTAAMSAFQQKNLVTYQADLNYDGRVSMKDLAFLNAGVSRGYSRDVDANFDGALDINDLAVIDAEWGQSLHQGEGQYLGSDSMSMADLSQQGMQQWDSSAFIGQNAIEAEQQVPDPVAESTGTLVTVQGFDALLTQLEQQQTQQYDMT, from the coding sequence ATGGCCAGTTCATTCCACGTTAATTACGCCGACTTACAACGGATTCTTGAGAATATCAAGATTGCCGAGCGCGAATCTGCCGGTGAGAACCTGCTCGACATCATTACAGAGGTAGCCACTGGCTCCCCTGCGATCACGGGAACAACCTTTGTCAATGCGGCGAATCTTCCCCTGGGCCTGCGCCATGTTGATGGTAGCTACAACCAGCTGATTCCTGGATCGCCAGACGGGGTTCTCACGGGCGCGGCTGATCAATCATTTGCTCGCCTGGTTGATCCCAGCTACATCAGCGAGACCGGAAGCCCCAGCCTGGATCTCAATCCTGATCCCGCCAGTTTGCTTGAGGTCACGAACAGCAGCTATGACCCAGAGTCTCCCAACCCTCAGAACGATCCGGGCATTCATCCCAACAGTGTCGTTGATGCATCTGTTCGCACCATTTCGAATCTGATCGTTGATCAGACCATCAGCAACCCTGCTGCTATCGCATCCGCTCTACGTTTGGCGGGTCACGAGGATCCTGATGGCCAGGCGCTCATCCTGCATGAGCAGGCGCGTGTGCTCCTTGATCCTTTGGCCGCCGAGGCGGACCAGGCTGATGCGCGAACGGCATTAACGAATGCCCTGGCTGAAACCGGTGTCACGATCACGTCGGATGGCTCCATTGTTGTGGAGCATCGCAGCGCTGATATCGGCCTTTCGCCGGGTAACAGCAGCTGGATGACGATTTTTGGTCAGTTCTTCGACCACGGACTTGACCTGCTTGCCAAGGGTGGCCAGGGAACGGTGTACATCCCGCTTCAACCTGATGACCCTTTGTATGTGGAGGGCAGTTCTTCCAATTTCATGGCTCTCACTCGAGCCTCTGGCAACCCTGGCACGAATCTGATCACACCCTGGATTGATCAGAACCAGACCTATACCTCTCATCCCTCGCATCAGGTCTTCCTGAGGGAGTATCAGCGCATTGATCGTGTCACTGGTGCTCTGCTGACCGATCCTGCTCAGCCTGAGTGGGAGGCCGGTCTCACCGTGGCCACAGGCCGCTTGCTGAACGGTGCAGACGGTGGTGTTGCGACTTGGGCTGACGTGAAGGCACAGGCACTCACCTATCTCGGCATTGCTCTGGATGACCGGGATGTGCTCAAGATCCCCCAGGTTCTGACCGATCCTTACGGTCGCTTCATTGCGGGCCAGAACGGCTATGCCCAGTTGCTCGCTGTGGATGCACAGGGTCAGCCGATCACTGTGGAAGGCACTGCTGAGGGTGTGATTCCATCCGCGCTAAATGTGAGCCGGATTGCCCAAGCTTTCCTGGATGACATCAATCGGGCCGCTGTTCCCGTGATCGTTGATGGACAGCTGCTGCCGGATGCCGACATGGCTGTTGGCCTCTCTGACGCGGTGCCGGATGCTCGGGGTGGCTTCACGACGTACGACAACGAACTACTGGATGCTCACTATGTGACCGGCGATGGTCGTGGTAACGAAAATATCGCCCTCACGGCCATCCATAGTGTTTTTCATGGCGAGCATAACCGTGTGCTTGAGGCCAACAAGCTCACGATTCTGCGCAGCGGTGACCTGGAGGGTATCAATGAGTGGTTGCGTATCCCCCTCGCTGACGCTGTTGAACTCACGTCCGCTCAGGCCAGTGATGCTGACCTGACTGCTTTCGCTGCTGGGCTGCAGTGGGATGGTGAACGCCTGTTCCAGGCGGCAAAATTCTCCACCGAGATGCAGTATCAGCATATCGTTTTTGAGGAATTTGCTCGTCGAATCCAGCCAAATATTGCTCCATTCGTGTTTACCAACTCGGCAGATCTTGATGCTCGTATTGTTGCCGAGTTCGCCCACGCGGTCTACCGCTTTGGTCACTCCCAGCTGGGTGATGGAGTCGCCAGACTGGAAGCGGATCTGGCTTCTAGCGATCTCGGCCTGATTCAATCCTTTCTCAACCCGCTGGAGTTTGCCAATAGCGGCCTCGATGCCGAGGCGGCTACAGGTGCCATTGCCCGCGGGATCACGCGTGTGGTGGATCAAGAGATCGATGAGTTCATCGTCGAAGCGCTGCGCAACAATCTGCTAGGGGCGCCGCTTGACTTGGCCAGTCTCAACTTGGCCCGCGGACGTGAACTGGGGATCCCGTCACTGAATCAGACCCGGGCTCAGCTCTATGCGATGACCGGGGCTGTTCAGCTCAAGCCCTACACCGGCTGGACGGTTGATCCAAATCAAGCTGATTCCCATGGTTTCTTCCAACATCTGAAGAATCCGATGTCGGTGGTGAATCTCATCGCTGCCTATGGCACACACACCACTATCACAGAGGCTACAAGCGTTGAGGCCAAGCGTCGCGCCGCGATGTCCATCGTGTTCAACACGTCGCTGGATGGTCAAGTTCCCCCTCCTGATGCTCTGGATTTCCTGAGGGGTACGGGTGCGTATGCCGACCAGGAGACGGGCATCAATGATGTGGACCTCTGGATCGGGGGTCTGGCAGAGCAGGTGAATGAATTCGGCGGCCAGCTGGGAGAAACCTTCAACGCAGTCTTCCAATACCAGATGGAGCAGCTGCAGAACGGAGACCGCTTCTATTACCTGAGTCGTACGCAGGGGATGAACCTACTGACCCAGTTGGAGGCCACAACCTTCTCCGATCTGGTGATGCGGAACTCGGATCTTGGCGATCCCCATGCGACCCACCTGTCTGCGCACATCATGGGTGTGCCGGATCTCATTTTAGAGCTCGATCTGAATACGGCTCAAGCCAATTACAGCGGTGATCAAGCCCTTGATGATTTGGTTGGAAGCCAAAATACAGCTGAGCAACGCGGCTCTCTAGACCCCACGGCGTCCACGCTCTTCGATTTTCTCCTGGGGGGTGCGGCCACGAGCAAGGTTGTCCGTCAGTACGGATCTGTAGATCTTGACGGTAACGGTTTTGTGGATGGCAACGTCTTGCGTTTCACCGGCGGTGAACATGTTGTTCTGGGCGGAACAGAGGGGAATGATGCCATCTATGGCGATAAGGGCATCGATACGCTATGGGGCGATGGCGGTGATGACTATCTCAATGCCGGCATGGAGTCTGATCAGGTCTTTGGCGGCGACGGCGATGACATTATTATTGATCCCTTCGGTGATGATTTTCTCCGTGGTGAAAATGGAGATGACGTGATCGTCAATGGTGCTGGCCTTGATGTTGATTTTGGCGGTGCGGGTCAAGACGCGATGTTTGCCGTCGTTGATAGCACTGAAATGTTTGCCGGTGAGGATAACGACTTTATGCGTGGCGGTTCAGCTCCTGATCTCATGATGGGAGGTGAGGGCGACGACTGGATGGAGGGTGGCGAAGGCTTTGATTACATGGCTGGCGAAAATTCGGAGCTGTTCTTTAACAGCCCCATTGTTGGTCATGACATCATGAATGGCCAAGGTAACGATACTGATTATGATGGTGAAAATGGCGATGATATTATGGTTCAGGGCGTAGGCATTCAGCGCAATAATGGTATGAACGGCTTTGACTGGGCTATTCATAAGGGCGATCCCGTTGCGGCTGATACGGACCTTACGCCGCAGATCCCCGGTCTAGTTGAAATCCCAGATGCTGCCTTGGCGGTGATACTGCGTGACCGTTTTGATTCTGTTGAAGGCTTATCGGGCTGGAAGTATGACGACTATCTGAGGGGATCTGTTCGTTCCATTGACCAGAATCCCTGGTTCCAGAACCAGCTCACACAGGCTGGTGTCGACAGGATTCGTGGCCTGCGCGCTGTGCTTGGTGGTGAAGATCTTGCTGATCCAGATGCTGTTGCCTTCGGTGACCCCAATATCGATGGGAATTCGGACGGCCAGATCTTCCTCGGCGGTGATGGCAGTGACACCATTATGGGTGGAGTTGGCGATGATCTCATTGATGGTGATGCCTGGCTCAATGTGCGTATAGAGGGGACTCGTAAAGACGGTTCTTATTTTACGGTCGACAGCCTTAGCGATTTGTTCGTTGATCTCGTTTCAGGGGCCATTGATCCTGGTGAGATGCATGCTGTGCGTGAGATTCTGTATGACGATCGCGCTGACGGCTCTAACCCCGATGATGTCAATCTCGATGTCGCTGTCTTCCAGGACCTGAGGGACAATTACGACATTGCTTTTGACGCAGACGGTGCTGTCATTGTGTCGCATCTGAATGTTTCCGCGGGCCTGCAGAGTGACGGGACGGATCGGCTTCGCAATATTGAGGTCGCACGTTTCGCCGATCAGGATCTGCGGCTGGTTAATGATCCTGCACTCTCTTCGGGTCTGCTGGCAACCACGGAGCTGTCGACAACTGGCATTTTCGGTTTCTTCGGTGCCGCTAACCGCGTTGGCCTTGCCGCTCCTGCCCTTTTTGACGCGAATAACGTCACACCTGGTAATCCGCTAGGGCTTGTTGATCCAAGCTCAGTTTCTGTTTCCTTCTTTGATGCCGCTGATTCTGCCACTGCGCTGCCGCTCTCGGCTGCCGGTGAGCTGGTGTTGGCCGCCACGCCCGGCCGGCAGCTGTCGATGACAGCCAGCTATATCGATGCAGCTGGTTTCACTAATACCTTTGAGGCACCCATCTTCAATGCAATTGTTGGCACTGCTTCTGCCAATACGCTGACGGGTACGGCTGATCTGGATTATATCTTTGGTGGTGCAGGAGCTGATATTCTGCTCGGTAATGGTGGTGATGACTATCTCTCTGGTGGCGTTGGTTCCGATCTGCTCAATGGCGGTGACGGTGTTGACCTTGCCAACTTTGCCGGAGTGGCCACTAGTCTTTTCAACGCGGCTAATCCTCCAGCACAGGCAGTTGTGGATGCCAGATTCGACCTGAATGGCGTCAACCTTACGGTCTCAACTCTCACCGGCGGTCTTGACACGCTTGTATCGATTGAACGCCTGCGCTTCAGTGATGGCGTCTTTGATCTTGTCGCTGGTGCCACCAACGCTGCTGATGATCTGATTTATAGCGGTGAGCAGCGTGCGTTGCTGTTTGGTGGTGGTGGTGATGACCATCTGCGTGGCGGAGCTGACGATGATGTTTTCACCTACACCGCAGCCGGCACGATTGTCGAGAACGCCAGTAGCGGCGGCGGCCGCGATTCTGTTGACGGTGGTGCTAACCGTGAGCTTGGTGATCGCCTGGTGATTCAAGGTGATAACACCACAGAGACGTTCCGTGTGATTGCCGTGGCAGGGGATGTCAATGCATCACACCGTGCTGATTTAGCGGCGGCAGGTTTTGCGGCCATCGCTGACACTACCGAGATCGTGATTCTTCGGGGTACCGGTAATCTGTCTGCTATTGCGCCACTGACGACCGATAACTTTGCCGTCATCGCTGAAGTGATAGAGATTGAAGAGTTAACGATTAATGTGAGTGGTGCTGGCCGAACTGGTACCCAACGTGTTCAGGTGATTGGTGACTTTAATCCCACCAGCCTGCGCACCAACACCATCACGATCAGTAGTGATGGCGCTGGCGTTGATGTTGATGTGACCAGCCTTGAATCCGATCACCGTGTTGTGCTTGATGCCGGCACGATCCTTGGTCAGCGCCCTCAGGATGTTGTTCAGACAGCTGCGAACGAAATCATGAAAGCTGATCCCATGACGCCTGATCAGAACAATGAACTTGCTGATGGCAACGTGTCTGCATCGCTCACCTTGCGAGACGCCCAGGATCTTCTTGATCTTGTGCGTGGGATTGCCCCAGAGCGTCTCGATCCCGAGAATGCCGATGCGGTTGGTGTTCGTGATCTGGCTGGCGCTGAGAACAATCGCGCCAATGCCTCCTTCGGTGCAGCGAACGAACCGTTCATTCGTCTCACTGAAGCGCGATTTGGCGCTGTTGACCCCGCCTCTGGCACCGCTGAGATCAACCCGATCTTCGCTGGGCTCGACCCCCGCCTGATTTCCAACAGTGTGGCGACCCAGCAGCCGCAGACTCCCCCCAGCAGACAGGCGAACCTGTTCTGGATGTCCTTTGCCCAGTATTTCGACCACGGCCTCGACTTCGTTGTGAAGGGTGGCAATGGGACCATTCCCATCGGCGGCGTCGGTTCTGGTGGTGCCGATAACCCTGCAGATCTCACGCGGGCAACGATCACCGGTTGGGATGCTGATGGCCCGCAGCACCTCAACCAGACATCCCCCTTCGTTGATCAAAACCAGGCTTATGGCTCCACTGCCCTGGTTGGTCAATTCCTGCGTGAATCCGACGGCGCGCGTGGTTTGGGATCTCATTTGATGTCAGGTGGCGATGATCCTTCCGCTCCCGGATTCAAGTTGCTGCCGACACTGCGCACACTGCTGGACCACCACATCGCAGCTCAGACTATTTTCACTGGCACCAAGCTTGGTGACTTGACCCTGACGGAGTACTACCCCGCTCTGATCAACGCTGACACCTCTGACTACGACTCGGCTGTCATCGCCGAGCTCAACCGTGATTTTCTCGGATCGGGCTACTCCCTGCTTGTTGATCTCAACCCATTTGTCTCGCCTCTCGAGCATGTTGTCGCTGGTGACGGCAGGCCGAACGAGAATGTCGCCCTCTCTTCGATTCACTCGATCTGGGCGCGTAATCACAACTATCACGTTGACCAACTAACGGAGCTCTACTCAGCGGCTGGTCTTGATGTTACGCCGGAGGAGGTCTTCCAGGCAGCCAAAACTATCAACGAAACGGAGTATCAGCGCATCATCTTTACTGAGTTTGCCGAGATTCTGTTGGGGAGTGCTGGGATACGTGGTTCTGGCGAGCACGGCTTCGATGATTATCAACCGGCTACGGACGCCCGCATTAGCCACGAGTTTGCAGCAATGGCCTATCGCGTGGGCCACACTATGATTGCTGACGATTTCACGATCCTTGATGCTGACGGGCAGCCAGTGCGCGTGCCGCTGGTGGATCTTTTCCTCAACCCCACCAATGAGGCGGGGGCCTTCACGTTTGACCCTGATGGTCCAGGCTCTGCGGCGCCCCTCACCGGCGATGCCGCGCTGAGTGTCTTGGCCTCTAGGGGTTACACCCCCGTGCCTGGCTATGAGCAGCTTGGCGTTGCCCGCATCCTCGGAGGTATGGCTCTGCAGCCTGCTGAGGAGGTTGATCCGCAGGTGGTCGATGCCGTTCGCAACGATTTGGTGCGGGTGCGTGCTGATCTGGCTGCCTTCAATATCGCCAGGGGCTGGGATCTTGGCCTCGGCACGCTCAATCAGGTCAAGTCCGGCTTGCTTGCTTCCTCTAATCCTTATGTGCAGGAAGCCATCAGCTTTGTGGGTCTTGAGAGCATGACTCCCTACGCCAGCTGGGAGGATTTCCAGCTCCGTAATGGTCTTGCTGATGCGGAGCTGGAGCGGTTGCGTTCCGCCTATCCCGACCTTGAGATTCTGGCCACCGACGTGGAGGCCTTCCGTCAGTTCAATCCTGATGTACACCTGTTGATCCAGGACGACGGCAGTGCCTTGGTTTCGGGTATTGATCGCGTTGATGCCTGGGTGGGCGGTCTGGCTGAGCAGAAATTCGAGGATTCACTGCTGGGCTCCACCTTTTGGACCATCATTCATGAACAACTGGATCGTCTGCAGGAGGGTGATCGCTTCTACTACCTCTCTAGGGTCGATGACCTCGACTTTTATGAGGCCTGGGCCAAGGAACAGAGCTTTGCCGACATTGTTGAGCGCAATACTGGCCTCACAGGTCTACCCAAAGATATTTTTGCAGTCTCTGATTCCGAAGTATTAGTTGGATTGCCTGCTGCGGATGGGGCTCCTGCAGACGGTGGCGCTCCTGCTCCTGTCGATCCTGACCCCGCCGATGGGCTTTTGACTGACGCTGAATCCGATGTTGTGGCTAAGGCTTTGCATCTCGGGCTGAGTTTGCACAAGCTTCCGGATTTCACCGGCGATCAATCGAATGAGCTCGTGCTGCGCCCCTTCGGTTCACAGGCTGAGCGCTCCGCTCAGTTCTACCTGATGCTCACGGCTGAGTCGTTGCGCGATGCCAGCATCGACACCCTGGATGTCACCTTCGACCTTGGTGACGACTTCCTCAATGTCTTTGAGCTCAGTGGGGAGCAGATCTTCTTCTCCGATGACCTTGCTGTGCAGCGTCGCGTCCAGCTTGATGGCAGCACCCTTCGTTTTGAAGGTGCTGGTCTGGGCGCCATGGGCGCTGGCCAGGGCATCTCGGAAAAAGCTCCGATTGCCGTGATCTCTCTCACCCCGCGCGATGATCTTGACCAGCAGATCCTTGCTGAGCGGCTGGCCGATCGCTACGGCTTTACGAACTCTGAATCCTGGCAGCAATCGCTGCAGTTCAGTGTTGCTGCCAATGTTCATGAGATCATGTTCTCTGACCTCATGTCGCTCGGTGATCTCGGCGGCGAGGCGGCCTTGCTCACCGATGAGCTTCAGCTGATTGCCCGTGCTGCGCAGGTGGATCTGTTGACGGATGATGTCTTCGCCTTGGGGACTGAGCGCCAGGTAATCAAGCCGGGTGAAGGAGGATTCACCAATCTGATTCGTTCAGGAGACACTCTAGAGCGCACCACACAGTGGCGTAATGAAGGTGAATTTACCCTTCAGGATCTGTCGCTCACTGACCTCAGCCAGGCTGGCGTTGCCACCTCTAAGAGCTGGATTGCAGGTGGTTCAGACGCCTTGGCTGTTGGTGCTACAGCCGAGATCACCACAGAGATCAATGTGTACGGTGATGCTGGATCGGTTCTTGACAGTGCAGCCCTCGGCTTCCAAATTGACGCGCTCGGTGGCTATCACTGGGATACGGCTGCCATGTCTGCATTCCAGCAGAAAAATCTGGTCACCTACCAGGCCGACCTCAACTATGACGGTCGCGTCAGCATGAAAGACTTGGCCTTCCTGAATGCAGGTGTCAGCCGTGGTTACAGCCGTGATGTTGATGCCAACTTTGATGGTGCCCTCGATATCAATGATCTCGCGGTGATTGATGCCGAATGGGGGCAAAGCCTGCATCAGGGTGAAGGTCAGTACTTAGGTTCTGATTCCATGTCTATGGCTGATCTCTCTCAACAGGGCATGCAGCAGTGGGACAGCTCAGCCTTCATTGGCCAAAACGCCATTGAAGCGGAGCAGCAGGTGCCGGATCCTGTTGCTGAATCCACGGGCACTCTCGTGACGGTGCAGGGCTTTGACGCGCTCCTTACTCAGCTGGAGCAGCAGCAGACTCAGCAGTACGACATGACTTAA
- a CDS encoding IS481 family transposase: MHSHPNARLTQKSRLRLVNQHLQDRRPLAELAAEAGISLRCAYKWLARYRSGGAASLADRRSVRRTQRRTLDPRQLQQAVDLRHQRLHLRHIARLLVAPFSTVARVLNRLGLGRLRNLEPKPPVQRYEREHPGELIHIDVKKLARFRKVGHRITGNRQQGRSTGVGYDRVHVAIDDATRLAYVEVLADEQQATAIGFMSRAVAWFNSQGVECRQVMSDNGPAYVSRSFAKACKVLGLRHIRTRPYTPRTNGKAERFIQTLCREWAYGMPFQNSEERNQWLPRYLSIYNRLRKHTALGGRSPQQRLNELLC, from the coding sequence ATGCATAGCCATCCCAATGCCCGACTGACACAGAAGAGCCGTCTCAGGCTCGTCAATCAACACCTCCAAGACCGTCGTCCCCTCGCTGAACTGGCTGCAGAAGCAGGCATCAGTCTCCGCTGCGCCTACAAGTGGCTGGCCCGCTACCGCTCAGGTGGTGCTGCTTCTCTGGCTGATCGACGGAGTGTTCGCCGCACCCAGCGGCGGACGCTCGATCCGCGGCAACTGCAGCAGGCCGTGGATCTCCGTCACCAACGCCTCCACCTCCGCCACATCGCCAGGCTTCTGGTCGCACCCTTCTCCACCGTGGCCAGGGTGCTCAACCGCCTTGGTCTGGGGCGGTTGCGGAATCTCGAGCCCAAACCTCCAGTCCAGCGCTACGAGCGGGAGCATCCCGGAGAGCTGATCCATATCGACGTCAAAAAGCTCGCCCGCTTTCGCAAAGTCGGTCACCGCATCACTGGCAACCGCCAGCAGGGCCGCTCCACGGGCGTTGGCTACGACCGCGTCCACGTCGCCATTGATGACGCCACACGGCTTGCTTATGTCGAGGTGCTCGCGGACGAGCAGCAGGCCACGGCCATTGGCTTTATGAGCCGAGCTGTGGCTTGGTTCAACAGTCAGGGCGTCGAGTGCCGGCAGGTCATGTCTGACAACGGTCCCGCCTACGTCTCACGCAGCTTTGCCAAGGCGTGCAAGGTCCTGGGCCTCAGGCACATCCGCACCAGGCCCTACACGCCGAGGACCAACGGCAAAGCCGAACGGTTCATCCAGACCCTGTGCCGGGAATGGGCCTACGGGATGCCGTTCCAGAACTCAGAAGAACGCAATCAGTGGCTGCCTCGCTACCTGTCGATCTATAACCGTCTCAGGAAGCACACAGCACTCGGCGGCCGATCACCTCAGCAGCGGCTCAACGAGCTGCTCTGCTGA